The Amphiura filiformis chromosome 15, Afil_fr2py, whole genome shotgun sequence region aaaatcgatgcttttaaccaaacagatgacaagaatcttaagatgatctcaaaaccatgactatgcccctcggctacgcctcggggcatagtcatggttttgagatcaccttgggcctataattttaaccatgcccctcatagcagtcaatatttgtataatatagtcggcacgttaaagccttcaccaattgcacaaattgcacaaatagcgatcattggaagcaactaggatatgagaaaaaaaatctaagttcaaaattgcataaattgcacaaattgctgacggctggaagggacttggcgatcaatgtcataattgcttataggcctataggcctagtcggcacgttaaagccctttccaccaattgcacaaattgcacaaattgcacaaatagcgatcattggaagcaactaggatatgagaaaaaaatctaagttcaaaattgtattaatattaaactataatctagtcaactggacttactatttttgagtgggaaattttcacgtccaatcctgaacgcatcatcagccctactgatgttttggcggcaaaagttcattgacctgtgaaacggatgttgtagtatcacaggtcaccacctttgagttcaacctgagaggtatcttcctgatcgttgaactgtaggccccggccaagttgtgacgtaggccgcctcctctgttaagtgaaggctcctcccgtttcacgtaaatcgcttctttgacccctctctcaaaccatctgctttctctgtccaagatTTTCACATCCTTGTTATCAAAAGAATGCTTTGTAATGTCCAAATGCGTATAGACGGCTGAGTCACCGCAACCAGTGCTGGCTCGTCTATGCTGGTACATGCGTTTAGCAAGCGTTTGTTTAGTCTCCcctatgtaggcctacagctcTTCGCATCCACTGTCTTGACACTGAATCGCGTAAACGATGCTGCTTTGCTTGTCTTTAGGTTGTTTATCCTTGGGGTGGACTTGCCAGATGAGTATGATGTGTTTGTGAGTATCAAATTTTATTCACGTAAGTTCGAACTTGCACCACAGATAACAATTCCCATAGGCTTACGTGTGGACAAACATTATTTTAACCCTTTACCTGAAAACTGGCGCCACATTCGTAATTTGCATTCTTTCTCAAtcaatttttcaccaaatactttttaaaaaatgttCCTTTAGGATAAGTAACAAAAACATGAATCAGATTTTCAACTGTGAGAAATCAACCTTTGAAATTGGGGTAAAGGTGTTTTTGAACCACATGTAGAGGTATTATTTACGGATgagagtactgatggtagaactattttggtcatgtgatccacgtttaaccaatcaatgaaccagaatatattaatgaagtaaacaaTGATAAAAGTTACTATCTTAAGTAAATACCATGTTcatcttattgctatcttcagtagatatcaagctGATATAataaaactgttgcgatttggtagttcacagcatcttgcgaatggtagtgagctgtggcaataattgcattgatcatttcatagcgagtgtgtagaagaattcaaatatcacagctatacatgtcctgtagttcttgagttatgttgtaaagaaggctgaaacaacaacacttttgtaaaacgtacataacttattatcaacaataaatcaagcaggttttcaaagtatgatttgtagaatgaacttttgcaaaacatcaaagtgttatttttcaataatatattgatttagataacgaaaatctgcttcgaccaacaatacctagtctacccttaagtaaataacattttcaccatattactatcttcagtagatatcaagctGTTATAAGTTACTCTCTTaagtaaataacattttcaccatattactatcttcagtagatatcaagctGTTATAGGTTACTCTCTTAGGTATATAACATTTTCatcatattactatcttcagtagatatcaagctGTTATAAGTTACTCTCTAaggtaaataacattttcaccatattactatcttcagtagatatcaagctGTTATAAGTTACTCTCTAaggtaaataacattttcaccatattactatcttcagtagatatcaagttGTTATAAGTTACTCTCTtaggtaaataacattttcatcatattactatcttcagtatataggtATCAAGCTGTTATAAGTTTCTCTCTtaggtaaataacattttcatcatattactatcttcagtagatatcaagctGTTATAGGTTACTCTCTtaggtaaataacattttcaccatattattatcttcagtagatagcaagctttaATCTAGAGATTTGGAGGATGCTCTTAAATTAATTACAGAATGAAGTTCATTTCTTGCTATAAATATCAGGTTGCTGTCCTATTTGTTTGATTTGTTCAATACACATAGTAAGTGGTTATTTACAGTTTTCACATAAAACTAACATTATTAACAGTTTCCAGCATCAGCCAGGAAAaggatgaggcccttttttttaaacttcagatTGTGAGGGAGCTGTCAGATCCACAGAAACCATGGAAACATTTACAAGTGATTCATGCTTATATACTAATAAACTTGTTTGTCAACatgaacataataatgaagtattAAAaactaatatgaaaattgaaaaaaacccaaaaaaaccggactgatcccagaaagtgaggagggagacaaattatttttttacttggcctaagctACACCTCGAAGAGTTATTCAAGTTGCAATTCGCCATCCATGGATATCCCACATATCTTGTGGTATTCAATGTGCTTGATAAGTAGATATCAGTGATTTTTGATTTCGCACACAAAAGAAGGACAATTTAAAAACCTATCTGGGTCACACAATACTCAAAAGCACAATTATGTCAATATATGAAAACACAACAATGCATTGCGATCattagctggggggtttacaaccccgagctaggtactgttttgctatcggatctttctttacctagctgggggtttacaaccccccgagctaggtactgttttgctatccgatctttcttctgcttcttctttctggcaataacttcaaattgcttctcctcctacatgttacaccctacaattacgtcgcttgcacatatgtatcggctatatccagtgcccatagggtctgaacataatttgggtcaaaggtcattaagggggcattttcggtatttaaccaaataccttcaaaatgcttcttctgccacatattatatagtacaatgatgtaatttgcatatatgcattggctataccacacgcctataacttgcatacagaattggggtcaaatgtcattaagggggtaaaatcttataattgcattatctagacatctgtaaggggtgtggggctcaaactcagtgagaacaaatctcatgaccaggattttgcaggggtcaggtcaaaggtcatgcagagatcAAATTTTAGAAATCCATTTTCTGAACATATATGTagggggtacgaggctcaaaacTTGGTgtcaacaaacttaatgaccaggggaacattttggaacactttacaggggtcaggtcaaaggttatctggggtcaaatcttataatttcattatctggacatctgtaaggggtatgaggctcaaactcagtgataacaaatctcatgacgaggtcaacattttgcaggggtcaggtcaaaggtcatgtagcgttcaaattttagaaatgcattttctggacatctatctgtaaggggtacgggactcaatctcggtgacaacaaacctcatgaccaggggaacattttggaacactttgcaggggtcagatacctccacaataccaacacgcccagctaggtttgtggtctatgaccaccatttgccactagttcttcttacctagctggggggttaaCAACCCCTCGAGttaggtactgtttttctatccgattcctcttctttcttctttctggcaacaaatttcaaaatgctcctcctcctacatgttacacactacaattacgtaacttgcacatatgtatcggctatatccagtgcccatagggtgcaaacagaattggagtcaaaggtcattaagggggaatttccggtatataaccaaataccttcaaaatgcttctgccacatattacatagcacaatgacgtcacttacacatgtgcatcggctatacccagtgcccataacttcaaaatgcttcttctgccacatattatatagtacaatgatgtcatttgcatatatgcatcagctataccactcgcctataacttgcatacagaattggggtcaaaggtcattaagggggtcaaatcatacaattgcattatctggacatctgtaaggggtatggggctcaaactcggtgacaatgaatctcatgaccaggggagcattttgcaggggtcaggtcaaaggtcatgtacaggtcaatttttaaaaatgcatttcccggacatctgtaaagggtacagggctcaaacttggtaacaacaaacttaatgctctggggaacattttggaacactttgcaggggtcaggtcaaaggttacctggggtcaaatcttataatttcattttctggatatctgcaaggggtatggggctcaaactcagtgacaacaaatctcatgaccaggggaagattttgcaggggtcaggtcaaaggtcacgcagcggtcaaatcttagaaaagtATATTCTGGACTTCTGTAAGGGATACagtgctcaaactcggtgacaacaaacttgatgaccagaaaaaaatattttgaacattttgcaggggtcaggtcaaaggtcatctggggtcaaatcttaacattgcatttcctggacatctgtaaggagtatgggactcaaactcagtgacaacaaacctcataaccaggggaatatttttggaacattttgcaggggtcagatacctccaaaacaccaacataccccagctaggtttgtggtctatgaccaccatttgccactagttttgttATTGTTAACTATTGAGACTATAAAATGGGTCCAAAGAGTAATGGAAGGGACACTTCTATCACTGggccccggggggtcactcccattgtggcctgtacaccatccgcgataatgaaaacgcgtaaaaagggtcgtttttcgtgggtaggcacgatacgcgcgtattgcgtttagggtgtcaaaaacatgaaaaattggaaaaaagggtagcaaaattgcaattgctaaataggccctacgcggaaatgaaatttagggtatgaaatttgatgttaggaatgaaatccctgtttagggtgtcgttttagccaagggttaaatccttgtttagggtgcttttcaaaagttgattatcgcggatggtgtacaggccacaatgggagtgaccccccccgggcactgggctaatgggctattccatttaaaatccacactacccctgtggaagatttagctaacgtCTTcttcagagggagtataagtttcgaatagaatagagaatttggtaacttctatttgaaatactcactccagttgtggaagatataggtaaagccataatacagagggagtatgggtttcgaaCTGATTAACcccgaccaattacatttgaaaaacatactccccctgtggaaaatatttccaaaatcttccacaggggtagtgtggattttaaatggaatggtccAATATTCTTTTCTCACAACTTTGCAGGGACTATAACAGATCTCACTACCACACTGCCTGCTAACTGTTATTAATCTCAAGATAAACTAGTATGGCACACAAAATGACGGACACCCGGACGGACCTTGATCAAAAATATGATTATGAGATGCTCAACAAGAAACCCAAAGCACTCCATAAACATCGCTGTCTTGACTCGGATGTAGATATCAATACAGCCAAAGGCAAGAAATGTCAACGTTACTGTTCATGCTGTTTGCCCATTATTGGAGTGTTAACCATCGCATGCACATTATATCTCATCTTATCATACTTATGCGTCTTAAGTGACCCAGTGACTCTGGTTCGAATCCCTACAGAACTGGCCAATAAGAATGGTGCATTTTGTTTGGACGGGACAGTGCCAACTTATTACTTCAGAAAAGGTGAATAATTAAAGTTGCATGTATAAAATGAGCCACTCTTATTAGTTCCACAATATAGCATTCAGAGATAAccatgtcactgattaatttgataaccaggcaagtTTGGTTCACCCACTGACAGAATGAAAATCATCTGCTctttacactgtaaaaaagtcaTAGAACACTTGACACTAGTTTTCTGTCTCTGTTGCCAAGATTAGTTATGAAAAGATGTCTGCATAGCCATACTAAAATTGGCCTTAAATAGTGTCTCCTTATCtagcactatcacaaaaaggaaacattgttacattaatatttgattttgaataacaagacaacattttcaaaacttagaacacatatgtaacaccttttgaacacttgacacgtgGTCAAAATTTCCTTATGTCTTGTGTCTTATGTCActgatgttctgaaatattttagaacacttattacacatgtgtcatgtgttcacatctcaggtgttcacactagtgttctctaaataagttgaacacgtgtcatgtgttaaaaaaccgttacattaatgaacgcgttccatgtgttctggccaatttacagtgtaatcATCAGGTTATAAACCTAAATGATAGGATATGAAGGTCCCTGTAGGGAAATTTATATCACAAAATTGTACTGCTTTAACAAGTAAATTTTCTTGgcaattatagacgaatccaacgagccaagtcatggtcaggatttggtcggccattgttgggtccccgcaacaccaaactggtgttgtgactgcccaattgggtgtattaaagaattaaaagctattaaagaaacaggtgatagaatgcagtttataccctccaaggccgcatcatttcacattttaggtgagatggagccgacagggacccagctatggctgccattgaggtgtaggaatgcgtgaaattggattcgtctatacgcacAAGGATTAAAGTATTATACTTTCCGTAAGTATGTGACACCCACCAGTAGTCTGTCTCTGTAATATTACAtactttattcatttttttttcaagacctGTTCAGTAATTAAACATTGTTATGCTATAACAATTTATATGTTGGGACCCTGTACTCAAATACTGTTGCTATCAacctagtctccacagcagccagtttggttcccaGGGGTTTGGTTCCGCTCTCTCCACACAAATTAAGGGAGCAGAACCAAACTGGTTGCGGATGAGGAGACTACTGTCAACTACCAACATGTACCTTCCATTTATTTCACACATATCAGGAAagggcagaggtcaaaggtcttgGATGTTGCACCTTCAGGGAGCTGCTTGGTGTTGGGATCTTCCAGACTGTTACAATAGAAGCTTCTCACGTTATGGGTCCTCTCTTGCACAGTACCTGCCAACTCACAGAGTGTTGCAGGGGATACTCTCCGACTGTCCACACATGAACCCAGATTTTCATGATTGGAACGTAGCCCATGTGAACTACTGTGATGGTGCAGCATTTTCAGGTTTGATATACAGGCAGCCAAGAGCCACACAATTGTAGggagtacccccccccctttcccttcCCGGGGGAGTGGCCTTCAGATTTTAAGGTTCATGACCGatcgacaacctcatccccaattttctcattgttgatgagtttttggtatgaTATAATCATGTTACCCCCTTGAACTTGATTCAGACTCGATTGTAAAGAAAGAAAATAGACTTGCATGGCATGGTTAATTTAACTCTttccacgcaggtgtcgactgcagatttTTAAAAGAcaagtttaaaaatttgtttaaaaattcaaaaatttcaaaatggtgaattttatgACCATTTGTCACTACAATACTATTACAAATTAATCACTACAATACTACATCCGGGAAATGATAGTCAGTCTCAAGACACATACCTGATATAAATTTAGCATCGTCAGATCATCATCAGTCGGGTACGTGTAATGGAGGAAGCTAGTGGGCGGAATAAAGGAAGAATCAAGTACATGTAAACTCTTTTGTCTTTCATCAGCTGTTTCGATGGTTAGGCCAATATCCCTCTTGACTTTGTCAGGCAGGCTATTGATGTGGCCTGTATCTATTTGGTTTCCCATCATGAAGAGTCCAGAAAATCAGTTAGGAGACAGACTGGTAAATTGTGTGAATGCAATGACCAGAAAAACAGAAGGGACATTGTCTAAGTAATAACAAGGGGATGTTGCCATACAATGTAGTGTTTGGAATGTAGTCTTGCCAGCTGACATTTAACACCCGATGCAACAGTTGTGGATAGCATCTATCGAGTCGGTCCTCTATTTTCAATAGTATAGGTCTATGGTCAAGTTTCTGACCCATGCTCAGAATGCTTTCTACACAGGCCTTGAAGAGTCTGATTTTCATTTGATCTTTCTAGGAAGCTAtataacattgtatttttttcttctttaggcAACGTGTCCGATCCAGTAGTATATAAGAACCAGACTCTGTACTTCCGTGGTGCTCTAGTTCTAGACCTAGTCATCAATTTCCTTGTACAATCTGGAGGCATGGGAGATGCTGATAGAATTATCTTGACTGGAGGTTCAGGTATGTATATGTAATAAGGTCAAATGGTACTAAGAATATGGTGTGTGTGTATatggccaattccatttgaaattcataaagcctgagctttcgatcctagcaggatctttatcaaaggcaaagtgacaagacaacacacaaacatgcatatatatataaaataaaaattgacacacttGTATTTCATTATCTCTCAGCAGCTGGTGCTTCAGCAGTTGTACTTCACATAGATCATATCAAGACATTGCTGCCAGATGGCATTCCTTTTCATGGTCTTGTCGATGCTGGTCTCTTTCTGGACGCTAAGAGCATGTTCAATTTTAACCACTTCAGAAAGTGTACTCaaagtgtttacaatatacaacaAGTCTGGGgtaagtaggccctatatgtacaatcttcaataaaaaaatatgagAGAAAAGGTAATGTTTATAGTACATGAAGAGgcgatttacaaattaaggtGCAATTGGATATTATACAATGGGCTATTACAATTGATATCCATTCCCCCCTATGAAATACACGACCAGGGTTTTAGTAGAGAGGCCACGTCGAtctatctgctctagttaagGTTTTTGTGCATCTTTCATTTCAATTCGTTCATTTTTAGACAAAGGTGTCAGCCGggttaaaattaaccataagagTCTCATCTTTCTGATTAATCCgcctggcatttctgaaaagtgacgtgagctgagatatttgggttgaaaatgcagtttttgtgattttttgcctttttttaccaaaaatgccaatCATTAACAGATATAACTTCGATAGTATGAAggcttcatatttgctgtggagaatacatgtaacatgtatattcaaaatttgtcgtctttataattatcttg contains the following coding sequences:
- the LOC140171603 gene encoding uncharacterized protein, producing the protein MAHKMTDTRTDLDQKYDYEMLNKKPKALHKHRCLDSDVDINTAKGKKCQRYCSCCLPIIGVLTIACTLYLILSYLCVLSDPVTLVRIPTELANKNGAFCLDGTVPTYYFRKGKGRGQRSWMLHLQGAAWCWDLPDCYNRSFSRYGSSLAQYLPTHRVLQGILSDCPHMNPDFHDWNVAHVNYCDGAAFSGNVSDPVVYKNQTLYFRGALVLDLVINFLVQSGGMGDADRIILTGGSAGASAVVLHIDHIKTLLPDGIPFHGLVDAGLFLDAKSMFNFNHFRKCTQSVYNIQQVWGSLNEACVKDQPQDTRWKCFFSEYAYKYVQSPVFYMHTGYDIWQIRHILQMHCHPTECPEQISFMMDFHKKFINFAKEVQNQSKKNGMFISSCFDHTQAFFDEPYQRYIVNGKTPQQAFGDWYFERIPEGGSFYFDCEDSYDCNPTCDWSLEFYKNIPDRSDRHLKDSNETCSVTSEI